One region of Permianibacter fluminis genomic DNA includes:
- a CDS encoding MotA/TolQ/ExbB proton channel family protein, which produces MLDWATVLGGLGAVAVLALSIWLGGDIAGYLDWPSVLIVLVGSPLVVLSRFRGRDCLQALRSVARVLRDDLPAPADLVAEIGRLAEQARKGGLLALESAVVDDAFAQKGVALMVDGHDGDAVRTSLQRDVSQQQARHLRSAQVFRSLGDVAPAMGMLGTLIGLVAMLAHLDDPKSVGPGMAVALLTTLYGALIAHLVALPLADKLQLIAQNEKRLRMLVMDGLAGIQAGNNPRLIVAQLQAYLDPERSE; this is translated from the coding sequence GTGCTGGATTGGGCAACGGTATTGGGCGGACTCGGCGCGGTGGCGGTGCTGGCGCTGTCGATCTGGCTGGGCGGCGATATTGCCGGCTATCTGGATTGGCCGTCGGTGTTGATCGTGCTGGTCGGCAGTCCGCTGGTTGTGTTGAGCCGGTTTCGCGGTCGCGACTGCCTGCAGGCGCTGCGCTCGGTGGCGCGGGTACTGCGCGACGATCTGCCGGCGCCGGCGGATTTGGTCGCCGAAATCGGCCGGCTGGCCGAGCAGGCGCGCAAAGGCGGCTTGCTAGCGCTGGAGTCGGCGGTGGTGGACGACGCGTTTGCCCAAAAAGGCGTGGCGCTGATGGTCGACGGTCATGACGGCGACGCGGTGCGCACGTCGCTGCAACGGGACGTGTCGCAGCAGCAGGCCCGGCATCTGCGTTCGGCGCAGGTGTTCCGCAGTCTTGGCGATGTGGCGCCGGCCATGGGCATGCTTGGCACGCTGATCGGTCTGGTCGCCATGTTGGCCCATCTGGATGATCCGAAATCGGTCGGCCCCGGCATGGCGGTGGCGCTGCTGACCACGCTGTATGGCGCCTTGATTGCGCATCTGGTTGCGCTGCCGCTGGCCGACAAGCTGCAACTGATCGCGCAGAACGAAAAGCGTTTGCGAATGCTGGTTATGGATGGTCTGGCCGGTATTCAGGCCGGCAACAATCCACGCCTGATTGTCGCCCAGCTACAGGCCTATCTCGATCCGGAACGCAGTGAGTGA
- a CDS encoding pyridoxal-dependent decarboxylase, exosortase A system-associated, translating to MMSTPTPPQHAPIPHYPVVNGELTVAGIPLTRLAARVGQTPFYVYDRAVMTARVQQLRAALPKAISLHYAMKANPMPAVVQHMATLVNGLDVASGRELRVALDTGIPAHEISFAGPGKSDDEIRMAVASGIVLNVESFAQLESAAVAARELGVKANIAVRVNPDFELKSSGMKMGGHAAQFGVDAEQVPTLLNRIKELEQNFVGFHIFWGSQNLRAENVRDAHDKTFALAYRLAESAPSPVKLLNIGGGLGIPYFPGDTPLDLNDISANLQRHVDECQQRLPQAEIVMELGRYLVGEAGLYVCAVRERKISRGEVFVVTDGGLHHHLAASGNFGQIIRKNYPVALGNRMDDTEKETVQFVGPLCTPLDLLGNKVQLPVARKGDLAVVFQSGAYGLTASPRGFLSQGDAVEVLV from the coding sequence ATGATGTCCACACCGACTCCTCCTCAGCACGCGCCGATTCCGCATTACCCTGTCGTCAACGGTGAACTCACCGTTGCTGGCATTCCGCTAACCCGTTTGGCCGCGCGCGTGGGTCAAACGCCGTTCTATGTTTACGATCGCGCGGTGATGACTGCACGTGTGCAGCAACTGCGGGCAGCGCTGCCAAAAGCCATTTCGCTGCATTACGCGATGAAAGCCAATCCGATGCCGGCGGTGGTGCAGCACATGGCCACGCTGGTCAACGGCCTCGACGTTGCCTCGGGCCGCGAACTGCGCGTGGCGCTCGACACCGGCATACCCGCGCACGAAATCTCCTTTGCTGGACCCGGCAAATCCGATGACGAGATCCGGATGGCCGTGGCAAGCGGCATCGTGCTCAACGTCGAATCGTTTGCTCAGCTGGAATCCGCTGCAGTCGCGGCGCGCGAACTCGGCGTCAAGGCCAATATTGCGGTGCGGGTAAACCCGGATTTCGAACTGAAATCGTCCGGCATGAAAATGGGCGGTCACGCTGCGCAGTTTGGTGTCGATGCCGAACAGGTGCCGACCCTGCTGAACCGCATCAAGGAACTCGAGCAGAACTTTGTCGGTTTCCATATTTTCTGGGGTTCACAAAACCTGCGCGCCGAAAATGTTCGCGATGCCCACGACAAAACCTTCGCCCTCGCCTACCGGCTGGCCGAAAGTGCGCCATCGCCGGTCAAACTGCTCAACATCGGTGGTGGTCTCGGCATTCCGTATTTCCCCGGCGACACACCGCTCGATCTGAATGACATCAGCGCCAACCTGCAGCGCCATGTCGACGAATGTCAGCAGCGCTTGCCGCAGGCCGAGATCGTCATGGAACTGGGCCGTTATCTGGTCGGCGAAGCCGGCTTGTATGTTTGCGCAGTGCGCGAGCGGAAAATCTCGCGCGGTGAAGTCTTCGTGGTCACCGATGGCGGCTTGCATCACCATCTCGCCGCCAGCGGCAATTTCGGCCAGATCATTCGCAAGAACTATCCGGTTGCGCTCGGCAACCGGATGGATGACACCGAGAAAGAAACGGTTCAGTTTGTAGGTCCACTGTGCACACCGCTCGATCTGCTCGGCAACAAAGTGCAACTGCCGGTCGCCCGCAAAGGCGATTTAGCAGTGGTGTTTCAATCCGGCGCCTATGGTCTGACCGCGAGTCCGCGCGGGTTCTTGAGTCAAGGCGATGCGGTGGAAGTATTGGTTTGA
- a CDS encoding polyprenyl synthetase family protein — MSSFVEFLDGCQQRVDGALARMLPVAEGPTARLHAAMRYATLNKGKRLRPILVYAAGALRHADAHDLDVAACAVELIHAYSLVHDDLPAMDDDDLRRGQPTTHIAFDEATAILAGDALQTLAFEHLAAAPLSAQSEPIRIQLLQLLAKASGAAGMGGGQAIDLAATGQQLTLAELQHMHALKTGALITASVLMGAACSGPWQPNEWQALTAYGNALGLAFQIHDDVLDIEADTATLGKPQGSDIEKGKMTFPALLGLAEAKRRAQQTAEQAVSALAGLPYHTGRLIELARYVVSRGH, encoded by the coding sequence ATGAGTTCTTTTGTTGAATTTCTCGACGGCTGCCAGCAGCGCGTCGATGGCGCGCTTGCCCGGATGCTGCCAGTTGCCGAAGGCCCGACCGCCCGGCTGCACGCGGCCATGCGCTATGCCACGCTGAACAAAGGCAAACGGCTGCGGCCAATTCTGGTCTACGCGGCCGGCGCGCTGCGTCATGCCGATGCCCACGATCTGGATGTCGCTGCCTGCGCCGTTGAACTCATCCACGCCTACTCGCTGGTGCACGACGATCTGCCAGCGATGGATGACGATGATCTGCGCCGCGGTCAGCCAACCACTCACATTGCCTTCGATGAAGCCACCGCGATTCTGGCCGGCGATGCGCTGCAGACGCTGGCGTTTGAACATCTGGCCGCTGCACCATTGAGCGCACAAAGCGAGCCGATCCGGATTCAGTTGCTGCAGTTGCTGGCCAAAGCCTCGGGCGCAGCCGGCATGGGTGGTGGTCAGGCGATTGATCTGGCGGCCACCGGACAGCAGCTGACGCTGGCCGAACTGCAGCACATGCATGCGCTGAAAACCGGTGCATTGATCACCGCCAGCGTATTGATGGGCGCGGCCTGTTCCGGCCCTTGGCAACCAAACGAATGGCAGGCGCTGACGGCCTACGGCAATGCGCTCGGCCTGGCATTCCAGATTCACGACGATGTGCTCGATATCGAAGCCGACACCGCCACACTCGGCAAGCCGCAAGGCTCCGATATCGAGAAAGGCAAAATGACCTTCCCGGCGCTGCTCGGCTTGGCGGAAGCCAAACGGCGTGCCCAGCAAACCGCCGAACAAGCGGTCAGTGCGCTGGCCGGGTTGCCGTATCACACCGGCCGCCTGATCGAGCTGGCGCGTTACGTGGTCAGCCGCGGACACTGA
- a CDS encoding exodeoxyribonuclease VII small subunit, translated as MAKKPAAGFDAQLKELEQLVTRMEQGDLDLDEALKQFEHGVALVRQCEQQLQVAEQKVQLLSRQGEQETLVEFDAKPLADSAS; from the coding sequence ATGGCCAAGAAACCTGCTGCCGGCTTTGATGCCCAGCTGAAAGAACTGGAACAGCTGGTCACCCGCATGGAGCAGGGCGATCTGGATCTGGACGAGGCGCTGAAGCAATTCGAGCATGGCGTCGCGCTGGTCCGGCAATGTGAACAACAACTGCAGGTCGCTGAGCAAAAAGTGCAGCTGCTGAGCCGCCAGGGCGAGCAGGAAACACTGGTCGAGTTTGACGCCAAGCCGCTGGCTGACAGCGCCTCATGA
- a CDS encoding MotB family protein, whose protein sequence is MFDDEEEGTATVGAPSWMVTFADLMSLLLCFFVLLLSFSTMDAERFKAIAESLQASLGVETVTLIANPPPLTITEPLPTDSRAEEPAPVEPPTTDSSPNTTEPPSEPSDANPVTDLTAAQLQLAAREQAETEQLAQDLANSLHDEIVANRIELLAEGRTITLRIRENGSFPSGDAALQAPVRPVLARIRERLAATTGHIEVAGHTDNQPIETDRYRSNWELSSARAVSVAHELMQGGSIPPARLIVSGHADTMPLASNDREEGRARNRRVEIVVRR, encoded by the coding sequence ATGTTCGATGACGAAGAAGAGGGGACTGCCACTGTCGGAGCGCCGTCCTGGATGGTGACCTTTGCCGATCTGATGTCGCTGCTGCTGTGTTTTTTTGTCCTGCTACTGTCGTTCTCCACCATGGATGCCGAGCGCTTCAAGGCCATTGCCGAATCCCTGCAGGCCTCGCTCGGGGTCGAGACGGTCACGCTGATAGCCAATCCACCGCCGTTGACGATAACGGAGCCGCTGCCTACCGACAGCCGCGCTGAGGAACCCGCACCGGTCGAGCCGCCCACGACGGACTCGTCACCAAACACAACCGAGCCGCCGAGCGAACCCTCTGATGCCAATCCGGTCACCGATTTGACGGCGGCGCAATTGCAGCTGGCGGCCCGCGAGCAGGCCGAAACCGAACAGCTGGCGCAGGATCTGGCTAACTCGCTGCACGACGAGATTGTTGCCAACCGCATCGAGCTCTTGGCCGAAGGCCGGACGATCACCCTGCGCATTCGCGAAAACGGCAGCTTCCCGTCCGGCGATGCGGCACTGCAGGCGCCGGTGCGCCCGGTGCTGGCGCGCATTCGCGAACGACTGGCTGCCACCACCGGCCATATCGAGGTTGCCGGTCACACCGACAACCAGCCAATTGAAACCGACCGCTACCGATCCAACTGGGAATTGTCCTCGGCGCGCGCGGTTTCCGTTGCCCACGAGCTGATGCAAGGCGGTAGTATTCCGCCTGCCCGGCTCATCGTCAGCGGCCACGCCGACACCATGCCACTGGCCAGCAATGATCGCGAGGAAGGCCGGGCCCGCAACCGGCGGGTGGAAATTGTGGTCAGGCGCTAG
- a CDS encoding OmpA family protein, with the protein MTRIIRQWFLLVTIALSGLLNLGVAQAGDDITGSKDHPMLQRWPQSFITDYSKQFNAVELAVGKKANGDADRQSKEGMLTSIRYFYDQANQPSALQLLRNYQNAIKAINGKVVYERLPRDGDGGEITLQAAVDGKDVWIQVLPEIYSAPTQSYLLNILEIEGMQQVVSANAMLDEMNKTGLVTLYINFDTGKSELKADGKAVIKEIVGMMKLAPQLKIEVGGHTDNVGQPAANKTLSQARAQTVMKAIVDGGIAANRLTAAGYGQEYPIGDNRTEAGKAKNRRVELVKK; encoded by the coding sequence ATGACAAGGATTATTCGGCAATGGTTTTTGCTCGTCACCATCGCATTGTCCGGCCTGCTCAATCTGGGCGTCGCTCAGGCGGGCGACGATATCACCGGCAGCAAGGATCATCCGATGCTGCAGCGCTGGCCACAGTCGTTTATCACCGACTACTCGAAACAATTCAATGCGGTTGAACTGGCGGTTGGCAAAAAAGCCAATGGCGATGCCGACAGGCAGAGCAAGGAAGGCATGTTGACCAGCATTCGCTATTTCTACGACCAAGCCAATCAGCCCAGTGCACTGCAGCTATTGCGCAACTATCAAAATGCCATCAAGGCCATCAATGGCAAAGTGGTGTACGAACGGCTGCCGCGCGATGGCGATGGCGGCGAGATCACGCTGCAAGCCGCAGTCGACGGCAAGGACGTCTGGATTCAGGTGCTGCCGGAAATTTATTCGGCGCCCACCCAAAGCTATTTGCTGAATATTCTGGAAATCGAAGGCATGCAGCAGGTAGTCAGCGCCAACGCCATGCTCGATGAAATGAACAAGACCGGCCTGGTCACGCTGTACATCAACTTCGATACCGGCAAGTCGGAGCTGAAAGCCGATGGCAAGGCCGTGATCAAGGAAATTGTCGGCATGATGAAGCTGGCGCCGCAACTGAAAATCGAAGTCGGCGGCCACACCGACAATGTCGGTCAACCGGCTGCCAACAAAACCCTGTCACAAGCGCGGGCCCAAACCGTGATGAAAGCGATTGTTGACGGCGGTATCGCCGCGAACCGGCTAACCGCAGCCGGCTACGGCCAGGAGTATCCGATTGGCGACAACCGGACCGAGGCGGGCAAGGCGAAGAATCGTCGGGTTGAATTGGTGAAGAAATGA